The Anticarsia gemmatalis isolate Benzon Research Colony breed Stoneville strain chromosome 1, ilAntGemm2 primary, whole genome shotgun sequence sequence GTTATCGCGATTCAGTGATCTCCTCGACAAAACGAGTTCAATGAACGGTACAGATTCGTATGATCGAGAAATAATAAAGATCTctcacacataataatatttaagattttgtttctttttattccGTGTGTGTAATTTGCGAAACCTTTTGAGAACGCAAACAGTTGTAATAATATCGAAAGAACTATTTGATTTAGTTCTAGGTATTAAGTTTTTAGGAAATTCCTGCAATAACAAATGAATCCGTAGTTTAAAATGATTGATCCGGAATGCACACTAATCCACTTCACGGTCAGGAAACGGTTTCACATATTGATGAGTGccaataattactttatttcgGAACATTTAGCATTTGCAGGTTATTACAAACACGTCTATgtcaattcaaatttaaaatactgagAAGCGATTTAGTACCACATTCGAAAACAGAGTAACTATGGACTAAATGATTGAAAAGGTGATTAGAGGCCTTAGTGCGTtccatacaaattaattttctaagtatattttaagtGCCAAACATTGATAACTGATAGactagaaaatcgcgctactaaaCTAAAGATTACAGTGTTCCGGAGAGAAGCGTCGAACTTGACAGTGGCTAATTCTTTCGAAAAGACAAAAGTACCAATTAATACCGGAATCCCACGATTAGTAGTCACGATGGTAATTGCTTCACCGACGTCAGGCAATTATTCACATTATCCTTTATGGAAAGGTCGTTTTGTCTGTAATGTCGACAGTGCAATTAGCTTATTGGGTAATTTGTGCTATTCGTTAGTATTCAACGCACGCGCAGTGTCATCGTGGGCACCCATTGAACACGACTTATCATAATTGATAGTCAACAGCTTTTTCCTTGCGTAACTGCGTAAAACTCGCAGTTATGTAATGTTACGGGTAAAGAACCTGAGAAAATAGGAAGTATCTTTACTAGCTGACACTTGAATAGACGCTCCGTTTTCACCTTAAAAGGGTACGTGGTATTACCGGTTAAGGAAAACATAACAGAATAATGACGTCGTTAGAACACAGGCAGTTACAGGTACGAATAGTGACGTAATTAGCGAGTAATTGACGCTTCTAGTCGCACGTAGGCACAACCCGAAACCTCGCCCGACACCTGATACAGTAAGTTGGCACTGGAAAGCAGCTATTCTATCTAAGGGAAAGGGAGTGTAACTTTCCCTAGAGTCTGTTCAATAACATGAATATGTATTACCGGCTCTGTTTACTCGAAAGTCTGCGACTATAGATTACAATTTAGTAGTTTgctttgtcgatagtggtagttCAATTAATTGTTATCATGTAATGGTGATTCATAggttttattttcttagaagTTGAGTCGTTCACTAAATGATTTGTAGCTTTTTAGTAAAAGCATTTATCGAATTAAGTATAGAATTAACTCCATTACGAAAGTGAAGATTACAGATTCCAGCAAATACTAGAGTAACAAACCATAACACTAATCATCGCTTGAGTCtctataattacattttctcTCAACACTCAACGCAACTCTCAGGAGTTTTCCATTTCACTTTCAATTTGTCGTAATTATAACAACAGTTTTCTCTTAATTTCAGATATATCTCCAGTGCGCTACCCCAACCGGAAAAGTAGCAGCAGCTCCGTGGAAACTAACTTCTACAATCTTAGCGATCAAATAATAATCGTGGAAAAATCTCCGCATCGTTGTCACCGCAGCGGCGAGACTCCAGTTAGTCGGCGCATATCGCTACAAAACGGCCCCACTTCACCGCAGGAAAGTTATAATGCATCGCGCAAAAACCGCGGAGGCTCGCTCGAGAAAGAATATATGGTGTATCGAGAAAAGCGAAACCCGTTGCTCGATAAAGTTAAGAACACTAAACTATCATGCTTCAAATCGAACGGTCCATTGCGTCATGGAGACGACGCCGCGTCGACGTCTGGAAGTGATTGCAGTGGATTCGGACACGTAGAGGATGTCACTAATTGTCGATATGCGAACAATTATGCTGACACACACATTGAATTCGAAAATCATAATCCTTGGGTTAAAATGCCCAACTATGACGATGAAGTCTTTTTCGCCAAAAGTATGACTAGTCCTGTCGAGTGTAACTGGAGGGAAGGTAAATCTTTCACCACTAGAGGCACTCGATGTTACAGCTCCGGCTCAGAGTGTGATAGATATCACGCTATACCAAAAGCTGGCGCAAAACTTTCTAAATCAAGTGATCAGATATTTAACGATGACTATGAAACCTATGATAATACACCCATTGCACTCAACCCTCAAAAAAAGACTGATAAGCTTAAGACTAAGGATGGAAAAGATACAGTGGGACCCAGTTCCTGTCTATCTGCAAAATTAAGAGCTATGTCAGATAGATATCTTAAATCATCTACGAACAGGTTTCTTTCAAAATTGTACAGGCAAGCAGGTGAAAATGATGAGGAAGTAAATGCtagtaatgataatattttaaaatcaaccaGTGCAGTAACCAAAACTCGAAAGAAAAGAGGCGGTGTTAAAGCAAAGCTACGCAGTTTTTCATATGGCGCTTTACCAGGCTTGGAAGAATTTCAAAAAGGACATTCTGTTTTTCATGATGACGTATATCAGATATCGTGTGATGATGAGAATGTCCTTATTCAAGATTGTGAAGATGCAGATTCAGGTATTTTGGTCAATGAATCAGCGGCGTCTTCTATTTTTGATAGCGATAGAATATCATCCCGCTGCGAAAGTTCCGCTTCACAAGCCAATACTTTAGTCCCCTGTCACGGGAGAAGTGTATCTGGTGACCAAAGTTATATAAAAGCAAGAGCTTCGGGCAGGATGAGTAGGGAAAGGAAAGATTGCCCGAGACCCAGGCCTAGAAACACCCAAAGAGCTTTGTCACTTGATCGTAAAGAAATCCTTAGGCGTATGCCAAAGAAGGAGAATGAATACGAAGAACCCCAATATCTGCAGTTAACAGAAAAGCAGAGGATGCGACAAAGAGATGCTAGTCAAGATTGCGGCATTCCTCCCATACCTCCGTGTAGGAAACCGACAAGAGGCAATAAGTCTGACAAAACAAATGCAGAATTTAAAGTAGTCAGGATAATGAGAAATAGCCCCTCTGACGAACTTGGGATATTTAttgctaaaacaaaattaactgaTGAAGGCCACGTGGGCTACTTAGTAGCTCATGTGATTCCTGGTGGCTTAGCCGAAAAGTgagtatacttttttattttattaaacataaactCTTTTATTAagacacttttaaaaaaatatttcgagtgaaagaaattataagtttattaattcattgtttatatttattttcagggAAGGCACACTACGCATAGGAGACGAATTGCTCAACGTGAATGGTCGAAGACTACGCGACCTCACCATGTCCGAAGCCAAAGAAGCTTTAAAATCAGGCGTCTCAGAAATCGATATAGTTATTTGTAGGCAACGTGACAAAAATGGAGCAGGTGCAAGGCAGAGAGAATCGTCACAGAGGAGTATTATATTAATGCGGGAAAGTTCGGTGGATTATGAAAACGCGATCATATTGGGAAAGGAAAAACGTGCTGATAAAAATGACGTCAGGGTGGATCGGCGGCGGTCGCAGGATGAGACCGCATGTAATCGTAGCGCGCTATCAGCGGCGGACGAGCCGGCCGACACTCCGGGCGCGCACTCGCACTTCCTCAAAGGCCAGAACGCGAGCTACAGCAGCATGAATAACAAGCTGTTGCGCCGGCAGGTCGTGAGTTACGGTGGCGCGAATAAAGATGGGCTCTCGCTCAGTTGTGCTGGTGATATAGTGAACGTTGATACACCGGACGGTGTCGAACGGACAAAATGTAAAGACGACAGTGAGAGTGAAACACAAACACCAAATGCGGCTAATTTTTGCACGTTGCCCCGGAGGCCAAGGGCGCCTACGCACACATACCACACAATTACCTTCGAAAAAGGACATGGGAAGAAACCTCTTGGATTTACGATTGTCGGAGGTCGGGACTCGCCGAGAGGTCCACTGGGCATCTTTATCAAAAGTATTCTTCCACAAGGACAAGCAATCGACGATGGGAGATTAAAAGCAGGTTTGTATtcgtaattttagtttaaaattatttattaatttatagagAAATACACCGATTTAAACATGTATGCATACAAATTAACATTGTCAGCTTCACTGTTGATACATAGTGCTATAGTTTAAACAAGCATTGAGGAATGCAATGTGATAAGGATAGGAAGCGGCGGTTCGATGAAATAgcataataacaaaacatatcAGCTAGCAGTCTATTGTACTGGACAGTGGCGCACATGATAGtgattgtttatgttaatactGATTTATGGCTGTTACTACAATCAAACAAATCGGTACAAATGTTATCGCAAGACGTAAATTCTGTATACAACGTCGacctttaacattttaaacttaattagaGATAGGAACATAAATTAGTTTCAATGTCATTTTAATTTCGATACAACTATCTGTGAGATgcaaatctataaaaaatacattttttattagtacaatGAAACTAAGGTAAATTGGATGATCGCATTTACTCTCCTGAATAATATTatcgtacatattattataataaatatgcaacgcgaaagtttctAATTTAAGTcacataattacttaaaaataactgaGCAAAATGATTTGCTAAGTAGTTTATTTACCTCATTGAATTTAATGTTAACTTGCagtaaacgtaaaatattagtatagtatagggCCTGTTATTATTCGAAAACTAGTATTAACTGgaatttgttttgatgaaaCATACAACTTACCAACTCAGACCAAACAAAGAAAACCAACATTTGTCACTAAccatttaacataattaattgttttgtaaatataatgtataattattgtagCCACACATGCGGTACAAAATCCAAACAGAATATTATGCTAACTTAAGCAGACGAATTAATGATATTTATCTCGCAATATGCGTTAAATAAACCTAACTATTATTCTACCCATATTACGCAAATAATAAAAGAAGagataataaagaaaacttaaagctgcataatattacaaatagacAAAACTGTTTTATTCACTAACTCATTATATGACACCAGCAacgattaataaattaactataaatattaacgTAGGTAATTCTCACATTTAAGGACACATCTAACTATGCACTCTTAGATAGAAACTACCCACTGGACTGTCAGAGAAAGCGTAAAGCATAGATTCTGCTTATACACTTGTTGCATATCTAGtcaataaactattaaataaactCCGACCTAATTTTTATTCGTCTGTTATTTTCAGGGGATGAAGTATTGGCAGTGAATGGCCACGCGTGTCATGAGCTGGCGCATGTAGAAGCACTAACGCTATTCAAATCAGTACGCAGCGGGCCAATCGAGCTAAGAATCTGTCGAAGAGTGAAAAATCCACAGTAAGTATCTATCACACATCTAAAATTATATCtaataggaaatattttttttattcgttgcGACAAATGagaacttacttatttaaaaagaaaattcagctatcatatcaaatttaaaaatacttggaaCTACTTATGCCCAATTTCTGAGTATATCTAgcgttttctttttatatgagattaaacgctattgaatagatactaccgctaaatgtaaacCTCAAAAATCGGGGTATAATGTGGTACTTATTTAGCTGTGCAACATCTGCATAGATTTTATACACAAAAGTATTGAACATCTATCGTTTAGACATAGACTGAGATAACTCCTTCGATACACATTAGCtcattttttcatacaaaaagcaGCGATACCTATACAGTATACACATACAAGCTAAAGGTAACCGCTTCAAATC is a genomic window containing:
- the LOC142974842 gene encoding uncharacterized protein LOC142974842, translating into MRWFKKGEPPRLLAVTPDAEPRSARRSRIDISPVRYPNRKSSSSSVETNFYNLSDQIIIVEKSPHRCHRSGETPVSRRISLQNGPTSPQESYNASRKNRGGSLEKEYMVYREKRNPLLDKVKNTKLSCFKSNGPLRHGDDAASTSGSDCSGFGHVEDVTNCRYANNYADTHIEFENHNPWVKMPNYDDEVFFAKSMTSPVECNWREGKSFTTRGTRCYSSGSECDRYHAIPKAGAKLSKSSDQIFNDDYETYDNTPIALNPQKKTDKLKTKDGKDTVGPSSCLSAKLRAMSDRYLKSSTNRFLSKLYRQAGENDEEVNASNDNILKSTSAVTKTRKKRGGVKAKLRSFSYGALPGLEEFQKGHSVFHDDVYQISCDDENVLIQDCEDADSGILVNESAASSIFDSDRISSRCESSASQANTLVPCHGRSVSGDQSYIKARASGRMSRERKDCPRPRPRNTQRALSLDRKEILRRMPKKENEYEEPQYLQLTEKQRMRQRDASQDCGIPPIPPCRKPTRGNKSDKTNAEFKVVRIMRNSPSDELGIFIAKTKLTDEGHVGYLVAHVIPGGLAEKEGTLRIGDELLNVNGRRLRDLTMSEAKEALKSGVSEIDIVICRQRDKNGAGARQRESSQRSIILMRESSVDYENAIILGKEKRADKNDVRVDRRRSQDETACNRSALSAADEPADTPGAHSHFLKGQNASYSSMNNKLLRRQVVSYGGANKDGLSLSCAGDIVNVDTPDGVERTKCKDDSESETQTPNAANFCTLPRRPRAPTHTYHTITFEKGHGKKPLGFTIVGGRDSPRGPLGIFIKSILPQGQAIDDGRLKAGDEVLAVNGHACHELAHVEALTLFKSVRSGPIELRICRRVKNPQSTKAKSCTDLLNDDE